The nucleotide window aacgcccccccccccccccccccaaccccaaccccaacccccaaccccaacccccaacAGGCTAGACTGAAAGGATGAATTATCTGAATCTGTGTTCACATTAGCCATGTTTTTTACATTACAATTAGGCCGTGTTttataaaaaaacaaaccaaaccaaaccaaacaaaacaaaacaaaacaagtgtGAGTGTTGGGGCTCACTCACCGGTAACCATTTGCCGATGTCTCCTGTGTGGAGCCAGCCGTCTTCATCGATGGCCTCCGCAGTCTTCTCTGGGTCCTTCAGGTAGCCCTGGAACACGTTTGGtcccttcacacacacctgtgggGCCAGAGAGAACCATacttaataataatatacaAAAAAAGGCAGCAACAGAGCAAAACCATTTTAATAAATGCACCCATGAGCCTAAAAGCGCCCacaggcacgcatgcacacaaacacacacacacacacacacagacacagacctctccctctccgtttGCAGCTAAGTAATTCATCTCAGCAACATCCACCAGTTTTATGTCGTTACAAGGAAGGGGTGCTCCAACATGCCCTGTGtgttgagggaaaaaaaaaacatgaacatTAGACACAGGCAAGCATACACAGGGAGCTGATGCCAATCTGCAAATTGTGTGTTGCATCAGTGGAAGGAAAGGCAGATGCATACAGCcctctgaggtgtgtgtttatgcacacacatctgagcatacgtgtgtgtgtgtgtgtgtgtgtgtgtgtgtgtacctgctgtcCAGTCTCCTGGGAGTGTGATAGTACACCCTGCTGTGCACTCTGTCTGTCCATAGCCCTCATAAAACTGTGAGCAAGAGGAAATCAGTCAACACACCATGCATGGGCAGCACCAggtcacacacaaaaacaaccgtGTCTCACATGTTCAACATGAAAGGCTGCAACCTGCACAGCATCACAAGTGAAGGCGCCTTATCACAGACTTTGCGCCCACTCCATAAAGTTCCTGTGAGGCCCTGTGATAACAGCTGTGAGAAACAACCTTAGCCACTGTGGTCATCTACAGTATAAGATACAGGAATGCGAGGAATGAGTCCGACATGTGAACGTCCATGGGAGTCTATTAGAAAAGTCTGGCATATTGTGTGGTCATTGGACAAGGGACTCACCTGGCAGCCCAGAGCACCTCGGATGAAGGTGAGTACAGTGCCAGACACGGGAGCAGCACCAGTCAGCATCAACCTCACGCGGCCGCCCAGGTTGGCCTGCAGGgggcagcaaacacacacagtacacacaatcAAAGGAGGCACAGTAACTACACTAACTAAACCCTAAAGCATGAATAGTCCAAGTGATTTATCCATGGGAATTTTATATTGCATTGTCCTTGTGCAATGCCACTGCTGCCATTACTGACATACGACTGACCAAGTTACGGCAGTCTCAAGTGCTGTAAAAGCATTTGTGAATCTAGGCCTTTAGCACTGCTCTGTATTGGAGAAAGACATCTTCCTACAGGTGAAAATGACACCTAATGCAAATGACTGAGCTGGGACGCTCGCTCAGCTGATGTGGATCACAAACTGGTAATGCAAATGACAATATCACCCTGGAGGCTTTAAACACAAACCAAGGCTTATCCTCATACCTTTACACCTAGTCAATAATTCACCTGAGGGCTGAGATCATAAAGTGCTTCACGAGTCACCACACTACTTCAGGTGTCATCAGATTTCACAAGTTCCTTTAAAATGGACAGACGTTTAGAAGTTTTGTTCTGGCCTGGTGCCATGGAAACAAATGGTCTCGTTACCCTGGGTCAcatgacacacaaacaggcagccATGCAtccaaatgagagagagagagagggagggagagagagaaagagagagggagggagagagaaagagaaagaaagaatgactgGGCTGGACTGATGAGGCGTTAGGTGGTGAGAGTGGGGTCAGAGTCCACCTGGAAGTCCAGAGTGAGCCCGGCGTGCAGGTCTGGAGTCAGACTCTGGACAGTGTGGTCTgcgggcagagtgtgtgtgtgtgtgtgtgtgtgtgtgtgtgtgtgtgtgtgtgtgtgtgtgtgtgtttaaaggtgggtgtggggggtgcAGATGAGTCtaccagggttcccactctaagtcaaatgtaaaattccatgacttttccctgacaaaaactgaatttccatgacttactatactATTTACTAATGTATAGCGTTCAAGAATATTTGACTTTTTAAAGTGAGagatgaataaacaaagttgggatACTCAAGGAAGCAGTAAAGCAAATAAAGATATGCACCAGTTCTGCATGGAACTATaattattaatgtattttggcaagtacattttaaactgttacaacaaaattccctgatattccatgactttaccccaaaaatgaataaaattccctgactttcctgtaatagactttccaaaattccatgatattccagaaatgtCATGAGCCGTGGGAACCCTGGTCTCCAAACCAGTCTGGGATGCTCGATGAGCTCTTCCTCTGCATGCATGCCATCCATCTCCCCGTAGAACGACACAGAGCTACTTAACTGGACTTTCGTGTTTTGGGTTTATATGAAATGGGCCGACACTGATGTCAAAGCAGAACAAAAGCCAAGAGCACAATACCCTGAAAGCCAAATCAGCTAGGTGGAGTGGCTTAGCTTAGCTCGCCAAGGCCACAGACGGAAGGTGACTCGTCAGGAATTTCAACCACTGAAGTCGAACCAGTTTCACCACCCAACTGTTTCCTTTACACAGAAGTAGGGTATCAAGCATGTGCCAGGGTGCTGCTGCGGAACAGAGCAGGGCGTACAGTACCTGCACTTTCTTGAAGATGATCTTGTCCCATATGCTGTTGTTCCTCATGATGCCGCTGTTCATCTCCGCCTCCTTCCTGCGGGAGGCAAAGCCCAGCAGCCACTTCTTGACCGGCGAGCTAGCCTGTCCGTGGACCTACAGTACAGCACAGGAACAGTTCGTGTTTATGAATCAACTTGTCATATATAAACAGATCCGGTCGAACTATTTATTCATCTACAAGAGGCATTCCATAAGTCATGACGAGCGTTTAACAGCTTGTCATCACTCAACGCCACGCTCACTCATGCCatattgcttaagcacattaaTATGTGTGAATTTCTCAATTGTATACTGTCTATTACTCACTCTCTCAACCATGGTTTTAAGTAAGTACTTGTGCCCAAACTAACCCAATGTGGAACAAATAATGAAATATCTACATGAATTTTAAACAGAACTGTGGTCTACTTGTCGGACAGAGACAGATCAATGTTAATCAAACACCAAAGAAAAGACTAAACAAAGGCACTGAACATCCAAATGCAGGTCcttgatgtgaatacattttaatatttaaacaccattattatattttaaatattcccaaaaatgaccggcattctatacattatcccttacataaagcATAGGGCTAAGATTTCATTACTGAGTTACAATGAGGTTTCTAAACTAGACCTCTGTGATGAGCCaaggcacacacaaactgacaaaATGCTCATAAAACTCACACAAATATCAATGCCTACAGCTACAGCTGCAGCTGGCGTGGCGTACTCACCCTGTCGTAAATGCGGTTGAGCAGCCGGGGGACAGTGGGGAAGACAGTGGGCCTCAGGGCAGCCAGGTCGTCCATCAGGAGCCGGATGTCCCCCTGGAAGAACCCAATGCTGGCCCCGTGGGCCAACATCACCCCCTGGGGGCACATGAAGAAGAGCACGGGTCAGAAAGGGCCGAGCGTGGCTCAGGAGCAGAGCACGGGTCAGAAAGGGCCGAGCGTGGTTCAGGAGCAGAGAGCTGGACTGAGGAGAATGTGCGGTTACAAACCTGTACGACTCTCTCAAACATGTGGGCCAGGGGCAGGTAAGAGACGTGGACGTCGCTGCTGGATATCGGGCAGCTtttctgaaaataaataaataaataataaaaaaataaaaacactgcAGAACATACAAATAATAGTCTCTTACTGACTATTTCTCCATAACACAGAGTTGATTTTTAGATGAAAATGTGCAATAAAGGAgtagtgtttatttcttttaaatgtacacatactgaTGTACTCATGATGAAAACGTGCAATAAAGGAGTATTATGTTTATTTCctttaaatgtacacatacgGATGTAAATATCTAAAATGACAGTATTGGGATATTGATTTAGGGTGATATTGCCGACATTACAGAGAGGGGCCAGGCACATGTACTGAAGAATCTCAGGAAATAATCACACCACTTCGAGGGAGGGCAAAATGTCAGGGCCCCTTACAGAGAGATATCACAGCCTTTATAAAGAGAAGGAGGAACCAGATGGAACCAGGAACTAAAACTGACTTTGGTAACTGAAAACTATCTAGCATTGTGTGGTTTGACACAAGGAAGTagtgaaaaggtgtgtgtgtgtgtttgtactggaatgaccattttcatttttttatttataactCATCATCTCTTTATCTGTGTGAAGGGCACTGTGGTGTAAACTCAAATTTCACAAGACAGATTTGGAAATTCATCAGGGCAATAGAAGTTAAGTGGGTTAAAGGCTATGTCCTGCATTTATATGCAAGGACATCCTCTAAAATGTGTTGATACTAAACAACACACTGCAGGGtaaaaacacaggtgaccagGTCATTTACCTGAAGCCTTTTCTGAACTCACTTCTAATTTGCATTGAAACTCCCTTCTGATTTATAGACAGTGGACACTAGCTTATATTTCAAGTAACTTAAATCTAGTTAACTGATATTTGTTTACCTCTATAATCTTCATGAATGAAGAGCAATCAGACACAACGTTCTTGTGAGTGAGCATTGCTCCTTTTGGGTTCCCTgaagggcagaaagagagaacaaggaAGTAGATTTCAGCTTTAACCAATGGCAGTGAAGAAGTGGATATGGCACCAGGATCTAAGCCAATGAGAGGTGGCGCATTGTATTTGGCTCACTTAGAATTTCAAAGGCAGATTTACAAACCAAAGAGACATGAAGCTTCtcagacacacaaaacatggCAAAGGCACCACCTGAGCAAAACATATTTGAGGATCTAGATAACCACACATTTATGATCTCACAGCTGATGCCAAAATTATTTCAAAAGAATTTAGTcatacacattgacacacacatgaGTAACTTTCCTCCCTGACACAAtaactctcaaacacacacacttaagtaaGTTTCCTTCCTGACACAATTACtctgaaacacagacagacagacagacagatagatagacagatagacacacacacacaccccttgtgtgttttactaaGTCATCAGGTCCTACCTGTTGTTCCACTGGTGAAGCAAATAACTGCCAGATCATCAGGCATAGGGGGCTAAAGTCAGAGTTAACAAAAGTCAGTCTAACACAACACCATCCCACCATCAATTACAATGAAAACATCAAATCAGACAGAATAACAAAAACACTTACCACTGGGGGTTTGCGTTTTTCTTTGCCTAGAGCCTGGTAGGTTTgtggggaagaggaaggggatggagagaggacagGTCATTGGAAAGGTCAGTCAAGGTCAACCACCCATAACCGCTGCACATCAAACTGATGTTAATGTGTGGACAGACACATTGATCTAACATCCTAGTCATCTATAATTGCCATCCTGTATGCAAGTGACAAAGTACATTGTGTGTAGAGATaaaagagcaaacacacacaaacacacacgcacacgcacacacacgcgcgcgcgcacacacacgcgcgcgcgcacacacacacacgcgcacaccacaaacacaaacacacaccaggacGTCTTTGAGACTGAGGATCTCTATGCTGTTCTTCTTGCCCCTCTCCAGCAGCTCGGCCTCCACATCCTCCATCATGATGACGGTGCTGACACAGTGCTTCCTGCCCACCAAGCTGTCCAGCAGCAGCGTCACCTTGGCCGCTACGTCACACACCACCGTAGAGATAGAGGCTGAAAGACACGGGGGAGATGAATTCAAAAATGAACATGTAAAGCAGTGTAGCTTCACTATGTGGGGCTATGCTGAAATATGGAAAACCGCCAGCATGTTTCAGTAGTTTacccaaagatccttgattactagctccgcttttaCCCTCTCTGGTTTAGTGCCATCATGTACTCATAAAAGGAATTATAAGTAATAACATTCCTTGTGCTCAAGAcccagctcaactttaaagaataCATTAAAAGTAGTAACTAAAAATGTCAATACTGCTTGACAATATCTGGAGACGCTTTAAAAGGTACAGTCAGTGATTTTTACGGGATTGTTTAGGCTCAGGAAACtgaaaacaaagtgggggcagcctgcccccaaacaaaaacaaaaccctgcgTTGAGTTTTTTTGGGGAATACAGAAGGCAGGGGTAAGCTACCTCTCTGGCACGCTTCCTTTGGTTCTTGGTTAAAACATACAGTAATGCACAAAAATCTTTGCACAAAAGCGTctaataaatttaaatataagcataaacacaaacaaacttcCTGCGATATctctgactgcacctttaatggtCCATTGAGCACTGTAACACCGTGCTCACAGTCCACACCAGTGGACATTATTAACCAGAGGACACACTGAGGCCATCACACACCTCACGTGGATCAGAAGGGCTTGCAGTGGACGCATGAGGAGATTCTCCCATGTCCATGTTCGGACCTCTGCATCCTGTCCATCTCCCCCTTTATCATCTACTTTACAGATGGCGCGCAAACGGATCTCTCCCTTTCTGAGAAGCTTTTCCAGCGGATGctaacctctctgctaatagcAACTGCTTTATTATTGATGAGAGAAACAACCACCAACGGGGTGGtcacatagatatatatactgcaTATATATCTATGGTGGTCACACTATCATTCCGCTGGCTCAGCACAAGGAAAGCTTTAGTTAGTGTTTAGAGTTGTTTTTCAGGTCTGTTCTTGTGGTCTAGATTTCCATAAAGAAATCATTAACTTGCTGTTGCATTTTTGTTCCCCCATCTCTTCGTTGGCCGAAAGCAAAATGTCACATTACAAGGGCATGCTCATGTAGCCCTTTACTTAACAAGAAAAAATGTATACAAGTTTTAAAATACAAGGATTCCTAATACACTGGCCTTTGCCAGTCACTAACTCACCTTTGTCAATGATGTACTCGATGGCTTCTGTGCCCAGTGTGTCGTAGAGGGGGACGGACACCAGAGAGTACGTGTAGCAGGCCAGCTCAGACATGGTCCACTGTGGACACAAGGGGTCATAGGACTTCAAATACTATTCAATACACCACTTTACAGGCCAATTCCCACTGTCCTAACACACATGCTGACAAGCAGATAGGGAAATGCATGTAGCGAGAGTTCCAGCTGGGAGTGGGATGAACGTGCTGGTGAATATTGTGTGGTATAAATATGGGGATATCTCTACGCAAAACCCAACAGTTTGCAAGGGAACATTGCTGGTCTGTAGGAGGCCGCTGGGGGGGCTTAAGCCAGACAACAAAGGGTCTAAATTTAGCAGCGGCTGACGGACAAGGGTGCTTACCTCTGGCCGGTTCTGGGAGAAGATGCCAATGTATGGGTTCTTGGACTTGGAGTGACCTCTGTGGAGCAGTGCGGAGCCCAAGCACTCGGCCATGTCCACCACCTGACCGCCaacacagggagagaggaacCCACAAAGGCACTCAGACTTAACAACACAATATAGTGATGCAGGCCAGGGATCTGCCTCTACCCTCTAGCACATCACAAGACAGAGAGCCCAGGTTTAATATGACATACAggacaatgaatgaatgaatgaatgaatgaatgaatgaatgaatgaatgactcaAATGTTGTTAACTTAGCTGCTTAAAGCGACAAAATGGGTCATACTCGTACTTGCTACAACATTACATATTCCTGGCATACATCAATAATGTCCAAGACTCCAATCCATGTTAAGTCAGTGTGGCACTAAATTACTTTCAAGCTGTTATTTcaaaaggtacactatgcaggtttaggtatttttggcgactgtagatctccctctagagtcgtgatatatttatattttactctgctgttggtTGGTTTTCTCAGTAGTgactcgctacgtctatgctgtacagctatgctaggtgaacgattcgcctattacaagtttgtttaccatcaaattgctTTGTAAAGATggaaatcttgcatagtgtgcctttaaggtAAATGTTGCTTTTGACATGTTAGCTGGTGGTCTTACCTCTTTGTATGACAGCCATTCATATGGCTGCTTGGGCTTCCTTGCTCCCAAACATTGTCCATTGTctggagaaaacaaacaaacaaaacgttTGTTATCCCAAAGGTCATTGTATTCAGTTTCAACATGGCTATTTCTTAATGTAGAGCATTTGTCTTTGTTTGCTTTGAGCATTTAGCATAAAACATGATCCTTATGTTTTTATACAAACGTAAACACAAAACTCTTTACTAATGCCTGGGAGTGTGTTTGGGTTTCTGTATACTCACTGGACACGCGCTCTCCCCTCAGCAAGAATTCATACATGGTCTTGGCGTCCTCATAGTAGTAGGTCAGTAGCTTGTCACCCTCTACAAGGACTGACCGTCTGATATACTCGCCGCCCTGACAGATGCATTAAAgcgagcaagaaagagagaaaccgcaagaaagaaagaaagaaagaaagaaagaaaacgcaagaaagaaagaaagaaagaaagaaagaaagaaagaaagaaagacaaagagaaaaacagaaaaataaaacttcCAAACCTCAGCCCCTTGGAGCCAGACAGAGGAGTACAATGGCAAAGTGACCCAGGCGGCACTAGACATATTGGTTCTTGTGGTCCACCATTctaatgatgaacaaaaacCTGTCTGCTCAGCACGCATGATCACCTTCCACATTTGCAGGACTGGATTTATGACCAGTTCATATGTCTGGCATTGTTATTATTTTCCAAGTGGCCATTTGATATGTCTGAAATAAACACTAATGTCTGGGCCTCAGCATAGGATATCTGGTCCTTTCAACACAGTGATGTTGCTGAATACTGCTGAATTGCATCGTTTCCATGAAATGGGATTGCTTCATCATGTCAGGTCTGAGATGTCTTGCCGCCAAACTGTGTCATTAATATCAAAGACACTATTATTACTATCATGCATTTGCTACATTGCTACACTATACCCACAACAGCTTCTCTAACTACGGTTGACTACTATGATATGATTTGTTCGCTAGCTGCATAGGCTAAGCATGATGGGGAACAGCATTGGCCCAGTCATCATTTTTACAACACCCACGTACCGTTAGGGTCAAGATCACCTTGTAGTGTTTACTTTGCAGTTATACACTATTCTCTATTGACTGTACAACAAATCCATTACAAAGGTCAATTACTTTAGTACAACCAGCTTTTGACAATTTCCATTAGTCCGTCTGGTAGGTCTAAACATAGACCTGAATAAAACAGAGCGAGAGATCACATCTACAGATAATGCACAATAATGATAATGAACCTGTGGAAGGACACTGACCTCAATTTCCACAGACTGCTGCCAGAGATGGCAGGGAGGCTCCAGAGCCTTGGGCCGCGTGGCGTACCAGAAGGTGGAGAGAGCTGCGAAGGCACTCATGCCCACGATGGTGTTGGGGGACAGAGTGTGCAGATAGTCCCGCAACTCATTCATCTCCGGCAGCCGAAACTGCTTCATGAACTCTGGCATCTGCATGGTGTCTGCCGCTCAGCGTCtgtgtctgtacacacacacacacacacacacacacacacacactgcatttttAATATACCCCACTCTGTCAAAGTGCCACTGCTAACACGGTAATGGATATCTTGTgatctgtattgtattgttcaACACCAACAACAGCTTGTTGACGTGAAACCCAAACCATCTCAACAAGAAGCTTAACTTCTTGCTCCAACAACCCCCATATCGTGTTAAAGTTGGATAGAAACCTGTTAAGATTTCCATAGTGAATTAATCAATGATGAGATGGGAAATTAAGAGTATgctttttaaaatacatttactTTTTTCCTACTTAAAGGAAAAACTCCAACAGTACTTGATGAGATCTATGTGGGGGGAAAAATATTCGCTGGAATTCTCCTACAATGAACACTCCCAAAGGTTTTCCACTGCTGCAAAAGTGAGATTTTTTGCAGCAGTGAGATTCAACATGTTACATTCCAGGTTCCAAAATTTTTACTGGTCACTGTGAAGATGGCTAAACAAAGTAAAGGATAGCCCTTCCCCTTATTCTGAATCAGCATTTTGAAACGACAGTATGTCTTTCCAATAACAACCTTTTAGAAATAAACCTGGAATGTCTATGAAGACATTCCttaaaacacacaagcacaaaggtCCTATCAGAAAACCAAAGTCAGCCTCTTTTCCTGTGCAACAGCCAcagctccgtttaattgtcagTTGTGATTGTCAGGTTAGCTTATAGACCTTCATACTGGTGAATTGACTGAATGTATTTAAACGTGGTTTACCTGTTTGATTGGCAGGAGCTGTGATGCGACTGGATCACTCCCTGtctaatgtgtttgttttgtcctaTATTTCAGGTATGCCATGTTTGTTTTATGTACTTTTGTTATTGTCTATTCACATGTACTTTTGTGGCGACGCTGTTAACTGCGTGTCTCGTAGTCTTGCCGCGCGCTCTCTTTTGCTACTGTCCTGAGGCAGAGGAGCTGTGATGCGACTGGCTCAGGCAGCTGTGATGCGACTGGCACCTGACTGTCAGGTGAAAAGTtacacttttcatgtcatgaatgcctataataaggctttgcagttgtccAACATGGTCAATATATTGTCTCAATTGGGTTTCATATGACGCGCAGTGGCGCAGAagctacattcatgcattgttttgatCCAGTTCAAAATGCTTCTGCAtaatttgtcagctgtgatcaaatgcgttcaataaattcctgttttatgtcataaatataacatgcctatgattaaTTCTTCTATGGTGTATCTAATTTAGGCCTCTCTTATGCTCAATAAAAATTGCTTTGCCCACCCGTTTTTTCTGTGCCCACCCATTTGAACATTTATGGCTACGCTACTgttagaaaggaaactgataAGTCAGTGTGCTATTCgtacaaaacaactagatactaacaCTGTAGAGCAAGAATAACCATGTGGTGGTGACACTGTTCCAGTGAGTAAAGATTCATTTTGGAATCTAAGAGGACACATTTCGCAGAAACATGAGGGTGTGCtacggagagcaaagaaaaacgtgagcaatttgaatatgcttcatatcaagtaGAAGGCTAAAGTAAAACGTGGATGATAAGCCTGTATTCTTTTAGCAATGTATGTATTaacgttgccaagcttgtttgttgttgcacagTGTTAcagtcttttaaaataaatgttctgagtgaaatatattgccgttgctcttagttctttgggaccGGGGAGCGAAATTGACCTGACGTGAATTTGACCGGAGGAGCGGCTGAGTAAacagccacctgttctcagcacagtgttgacttgcgcgtctttttaagatggtgagcgtaaacgaaggaaagccctctaatcagacgggcaagactgacaatagacgggcctaggcccgtccaGGCCCATCCGTGCCTACGCGTATGCTTTCTAAATTATTTAGctaactccatccccatcaacgaacttaggctatatggccaatatctttgaaatttaacagtcttggttttattaggaagACAGTTGGGCATGCCTCAGTCTCGTGGTGTGAGCAGTATcggagcggaacagagcggcctccaaattaaaaagcgctctgcgctcaaattccatccatattacacaaaactataaaataatctaaacttcattcactctcggTGTATAGATTAGGACAGACTTGAggaacaggctgcagggcaacagtctgacagcctgcatgaagataagcattaatggtccaatagtaaaacagtgcaattaccaaagggcccttgaaatTATCTTTTTAAAGCCAAGGAGGATGGCTTGTAACGATGCTATAGTTGTCAGCTCTGCCAGAAGT belongs to Alosa sapidissima isolate fAloSap1 chromosome 20, fAloSap1.pri, whole genome shotgun sequence and includes:
- the LOC121694375 gene encoding long-chain-fatty-acid--CoA ligase 1-like, whose product is MQMPEFMKQFRLPEMNELRDYLHTLSPNTIVGMSAFAALSTFWYATRPKALEPPCHLWQQSVEIEGGEYIRRSVLVEGDKLLTYYYEDAKTMYEFLLRGERVSNNGQCLGARKPKQPYEWLSYKEVVDMAECLGSALLHRGHSKSKNPYIGIFSQNRPEWTMSELACYTYSLVSVPLYDTLGTEAIEYIIDKASISTVVCDVAAKVTLLLDSLVGRKHCVSTVIMMEDVEAELLERGKKNSIEILSLKDVLALGKEKRKPPVPPMPDDLAVICFTSGTTGNPKGAMLTHKNVVSDCSSFMKIIEKSCPISSSDVHVSYLPLAHMFERVVQGVMLAHGASIGFFQGDIRLLMDDLAALRPTVFPTVPRLLNRIYDRVHGQASSPVKKWLLGFASRRKEAEMNSGIMRNNSIWDKIIFKKVQANLGGRVRLMLTGAAPVSGTVLTFIRGALGCQFYEGYGQTECTAGCTITLPGDWTAGHVGAPLPCNDIKLVDVAEMNYLAANGEGEVCVKGPNVFQGYLKDPEKTAEAIDEDGWLHTGDIGKWLPNGTLKIVDRKKHIFKLAQGEYIAPEKIENVYIRADAVAQAFVHGDSLQSCLVAIIVPDPEILPKWAQKRGHNGSYDELCKNKEVKKAILEDILKLGKEGGLKSFEQVKDISLHNEMFSVENGLLTPTFKAKRTDLKNHFRDQIDELYSKINM